One window of the Triticum dicoccoides isolate Atlit2015 ecotype Zavitan chromosome 3B, WEW_v2.0, whole genome shotgun sequence genome contains the following:
- the LOC119281740 gene encoding serine/threonine-protein phosphatase 7 long form homolog: MWYVIFKTMFADGTCKNAPWMWLKALTVFDSKWSWGSATLAYLYRQLDEACCRPSGGIGGCMLALSIWSWERLPVGRPKTMKYEDWDDKNDPLRLPAWAHKWDVLNETTDDPSVMYKLYKSELDVITPEQVEWEPYGKGESFGNPIEFRLNPMCTRDRDLWHMRCPLICNWAVELHLPHRVFRQFGFFQSFPRVG, translated from the exons atgtggtaCGTGATATTCAAGACTATGTTTGCTGATGGCACATgcaagaatgctccatggatgtggctgaaggcgttgaccgtcttcgatagcaaatggagttggGGTTCGGCAACACTGGCTTACTTGTATCGACAA CTAGACGAAGCCTGTTGTAGGCCATCTGGAGGTATTGGTGGTTGTATGCTCGCACTTTccatatggagctgggagcgtttgCCAGTTGGACGACCGAAGACCATGAAGTACGAGGATTGGGACGACAAAAACGACCCACTACGGCTCCCCGCTTGGGCTCACAAGTGGGATGTGTTAAATGAGACGACAGATGATCCGTCGGTCATGTACAAGTTGTACAAGAGCGAGCTGGACGTGATCACGCCTGAGCAG GTGGAATGGGAGCCGTATGGAAAAGGAGAGAGTTTTGGTAACCCTATAGAGTTCAGGCTGAATCCGATGTGCACTAGGGATAGGGATCTCTGGCATATGCGGTGCCCActcatatgcaactgggcggttgagcttCACCTGCCACATCGGGTGTTCCGCCAGTTTGGTTTTTTCCAGTCATTTCCGCGG GTTGGATAG
- the LOC119281741 gene encoding uncharacterized protein LOC119281741, which produces MSGGGKGVSSAAAITYSLTCIGSKPRAPLCPRSIGSSPPVSIPPPHTQEERQRLTRYGVVAGGVRRTAQATPRRQLAATVAWTGVPYSKIWIIDVCTICWWMAQEVFKRVTDM; this is translated from the exons GGGTGTCTCCTCCGCCGCTGCCATAACCTATTCGCTGACCTGCATCGGCAGCAAGCCTCGGGCCCCGCTCTGCCCCAGGAGCATCGGTTCCTCCCCACCTGTCTCGATCCCACCGCCCCACACCCAGGAGGAGAGGCAGCGACTGACGAGATACGGCGTCGTTGCTGGTGGTGTAAGGAGGACGGCCCAAGCAACACCACGACGGCAGCTCGCCGCTACCGTGGCATGGACTGGCGTCCCGTACTCCAAGATATGG ATCATTGATGTCTGCACCATATGCTGGTGGATGGCACAAGAGGTGTTCAAGCGAGTGACTGACATGTAA